The Flavobacterium sp. M31R6 nucleotide sequence GTATGCATCAGCAACAGCCTCCATAACCGCTTCACTCATTGTTGGGTGAGGGTGAATAGATTTTAGGATTTCATGTCCTGTAGTTTCTAGTTTACGTGCTACAACTGCTTCAGCAATCATATCGGTAACTCCAGCTCCAATCATGTGACATCCTAACCATTCGCCGTATTTAGCGTCAAAAATTACTTTTACAAAACCGTCTGGAGTTCCAGCAGCTTTAGCTTTTCCTGAAGCAGAGAATGGGAATTTACCAATTTTTAATTCGTATCCTTTTTCTTTAGCTTGCTTTTCAGTTAATCCTACAGAAGCAATTTCTGGAGTTGCATATGTACAGCCAGGAACGTTTCCATAATCGATAGGATCAACGTGCATTCCTGCAATTTTCTCCACACAGTTAATTCCTTCGGCAGAAGCTACGTGAGCCAATGCTTGTCCTGGAGTTACGTCTCCAATAGCGTAATATCCTGGGATATTAGTTTGGTTGTAAGCGTTTACCAAGATTTTATCTCTGTCAACAGCGATTCCAACTTCTTCCAATCCAATGTTTTCGATGTTAGTTTTGATTCCAACAGCTGACAATAAAATGTCCGCTTCAAGAACTTCTTCCCCTTTTGCAGTTTTTACAAATGCTTTTACTCCTGCACCAGTAGTGTCAATGCGCTCAACTGAAGAGTTGGTCATAATTTTGATTCCGGCTTTTTTCAAAGAACGCTCAAATTGTTTTGAGATATCTTCATCTTCTACAGGAACTACATTTGGCATAAATTCTACGATGGTTACATCAGTTCCCATTGAGTTGTAAAAATGTGCAAATTCCACTCCAATTGCTCCAGAACCTACAACAATCATAGATTTTGGCTGTGTTGGCAATGTCATTGCTTGACGGTATCCAATTACTTTTACTCCATCTTGAGGTAGGTTTGGTAATTCACGTGAACGAGCTCCAGTAGCGATGATAATGTGGTCTGCACTGTATTCAGTAACTTTTCCGTCTTTATCGGTAACGTCTAGTTTTTTTCCAGGTTTTAGCTTTCCAAAACCATCAATTACATCAATTTTATTTTTTTTCATCAAGAATTGAACTCCTTTGCTCATTCCTTCAGCAACACTACGACTGCGTTGAACCACAGCAGGGAAGTCTTTGTCAAATTCTTTTACAGTTAGTCCGTAATCTGAAGCGTGTTTTAAATAATCAAAAACTTGAGCCGATTTTAGTAATGCTTTAGTTGGAATACATCCCCAGTTTAAACATATACCACCTAGGTTTTCTTTTTCAACAACCGCTACTTTAAATCCTAATTGAGAGGCTCTAATTGCTGTAACATATCCTCCAGGTCCACTTCCTAAAACTATAATATCGTATTTCATTTCAAAGTTTTTTTATTTGTTTTTTAATGGTGAAATGAATTTGTGAAAACTCATTTCTTTTAATGGTATCGTAATAAATTGAGATTGCGAATTTAAGGATTTATTTGATTATGGGAAAATTTAGCAAGAACAAAGTTTTACTCTATTTTGTGATAGATCTGACTTTGATTTTTAATTTTAGAAGCTGTAGTAGAATTCGTTTTCAGGAAGTGTGAAATATGCTATTGGTTACAAATCAAATTAATTGGATACTTGGAAAATTATGCGTAACGCGAAGTAATTTTTTATAGAAAAAAATCTATAGGTTCCTCGGGGCGATAATAGGGATTGTTAATTGTTTAAAAACTAATAATTAAATCTTTAAATGTCCCCAATTTTCACCAGATGCAATACGTCTGATTTGCATTTCGCTTACACCAAATTGTTTGGCAATCATTTTTAAGCGTGTTTTTTTTTCAGGACGGGATAAAATCTTTTTGATTAACATGACTTTGGTAGTCGTTAATTTTCTTCCGTCAGCTTTTAAGTTGTGTTCGATTAGATATTTTCTGGCCTGAATTATTTTTGGATTCTTATTCCTGTGTTCAATCATTTCAGCTCTGGTAGCCCAGCGTAAATTATTGACATCATCGTTATTTCGACTATAATCTAAGTGTAATACATACGTTTGTTCCTCAGACTGTTTCGGAATAAAATATTGCGCTACTAGTTTATATAGAAATAAACATTTGCTAATACTTTTACCGTTTTTTTTGATTCGGAATGAAAAAGTTGGATAACCATCACTTAAAGATCCTTTTAAAAGACGACAATCTTCTATGTTTTCTGAAAAACTAATTAATCGGCCTTTGTTTGAAATGGCATATCGAAGTTTCAAAGGGTAATCAACTTCTATTTCTTTAAATTGTTCGTTTGGATAAATTCTAATTTGTGGCATTTGAATTTGAATTTAGATATTCAAAGATATTTAAATAAATGCATTTAATATGTTAAATGAGGGTTTGTCAGGTGTTTTTTTAGGATTTTGATAACGTAATTACAAGTATTGTGATAATTTTCTTTAATTTAAAACTAATTTGTAACTGAAAACTGCGAATCATACAAGTTTTTATAATATCCTTTTTCTTGGTTTATTAACTCTTGGTGAGTGCCTTGTTCAACAATTAAACCTTTGTCCATAACCACAATTTTATCGGCATTGACAATGGTTGCCAATCGATGTGCAATTACAATCGATGTTCTTCCCTTGGTAATAGTTTCGGTAGCGCGTTGAATTAATTCTTCTGAATAGGTATCAATAGAAGAAGTCGCTTCGTCCAAAATAAGAATACTCGGATTACTTACATAAGCACGTAAAAAAGCAATAAGTTGTCTTTGACCAGAGGACAGCATTACACCACGTTCTTTTACATCAAAATCATAATTGTCTGGCAAGCTCATAATGAAATCATGAACACCAATTTTTTTTGCTGCTGCCAAAACCTGATCACGAGTAATTTCAGGATTGTTTAATGTAATATTATTGTAAATGGTATCGGCAAAAAGAAATACATCTTGCAAAACTACTGCAATCTGCTTGCGCAAAGAGCCCAAACTATAGTTCTCAATATTATGACCATCTATAAAAATGGAACCGCTATTGATTTCGTAGAAACGATTCAGTAAGTTGATAATTGTCGATTTTCCCGCTCCAGTAGAACCCACAATAGCAATAGTCTGACTTGCTTTTACTTCAAGATTGATTCCTTTTATCACTTCTTCGTTTGGAATATAACCAAATCGCACTTCTTCAAAACGAATGTCTCCGTCAAATAAAGGTGCTTCGATGGTTCCAGTATCCTGTATTTGGTCTTGTGTGTCCAATATGTCAAAAACACGGTTGGCAGCAATCATTCCTAATTGCATCTCGTTGAACTTATCCGCAATTTGACGCAACGGGTTAAACAACATTCCGATGAACATTGTATACGAAAATAAATCCCCAAAAGTAGTCGAAGTATCTCCTTCTAAAATATGAAATCCGCCGTATAAAACGATAAAACCAAGTGTTAATGACGAAATAATATCGGCAATTGGAAAGAAAATCGAGTTGTATAAAATGGTTTTTATCCAGGCTCTATTGTGTTTGTCGTTGATTACCCTGAATTTTTCGGCTTCAATGTCTTCGCGGTGAAAAAGCTGAACAATTTTCATCCCAGTAACTCTTTCTTGGACAAAAGAGTTCATGTTGGCGATTTGGGTACGCACTTCCTCAAAGGCAACTTGCATCTTTTTTTGGAAAATACGGGTAATAAAAACCAAGATTGGCATCGCGACAATCACAATCCACGTCAGTTTCCAGTTCATGTAAAACATAAAAATAAGAACCACGAGCATTTTCATCAAGTCACTTATAATCATAAATAATCCTTGGCTGAAAATACGGGCAATCGCTTCAATATCCGATACAGAACGAGTTACGAGTTGACCTACTGGGACCAAATCAAAATATTTCATTCTAAAACTCAAAATGTGTTTGAACAGTTTTACCCTAATATCCTTCACAATATCCTGTCCAAGCCAGTTGGCCCAATACACAAAGAAAAATTGGGAGAAAACTTCCAGTAAAAGAATAATTCCCATCAAAGTAATATACATCAATAAACCATTTTGGTCTTTAGGTTGTATATAACTATCAACTGTTTGTTTTAGTAAATAGGGGCGAAGTGCAGCAAAAACAGATAGTGAAATGGCAAAAATAATCACACCATTAAAACGCCATTGATAGGGTTTTGTATATTTTAATATTCTCTTGAATAATCGGGTATCAAATGCTTTTGCTTTCATTTTATTTTTTTGGAGCTAATCCTGCTATTCGTTGCAATCTTTTCTATTTTTAAAGGAAAAATAGAAAAGGATTTCCACTACTATCAGGGCTATTTCGTAATATAATCGTATTCAATTTTGGTTAAATATAACCCATGTGCCGGAACCGAAAATCCAGCTTTGTCTCTGTTTTTACTTTCAATAATAGTTTCAAAATCATCCAAAGTGATTTTGTGAAGTCCAATATTAATCAAAGTTCCCACAATCGAACGAACCATATTTCTTAAAAACCGATTGGCCGAAATGGTAAAAATTAATTTTCCATCCTCTTGTTTCCAATAGGCTTCAAATATACTACAATCAAAGGTGTTTACGTCGGTGTTCACCTTTGAAAAAGATTGGAAATCAGTATGATTTAACAATGATTTTGCAGCTTCGTTCATTAAGTCCAAATCCAGTTTTTGGTGGAAGTGCCAGCTTTGTTCTTGAAGAAAAGCATCTTTAAAAGTATTTATATGGTATTCGTAAGTTCTTTTTGTGGCGTCAAAACGAGTGTGAGCTTCATCAGCAACGGGAAAAACGTCATATATAACAATGTCTTTTGGCAAAAAAGAATTGAGTTTGTGTATTATATTCGGAATATCGAATGGGGTTTCCAAATCAAAATGGGCATACATTTCTTTGGCGTGAACTCCAGTATCTGTTCTTCCGGCTCCCATAAGATTAATCTCTGTATTGAGAATAATCGAAAAAGCCTTGTTCATTGTTTCCTGTACAGAGGCAGCATTGGGTTGGTATTGCCAACCGTGATAGTGAGTTCCGTTGTAAGCTAGTTTTATAAAATACCTCAAGGTGCAGATTTTAGATTGCAGTCCCGATAGCTATCGGGATAGATTGCAGATTTTAGATTTTAGATTTTGAAGTCCGACAACCTATAACTGAGAACTGCTATTTTTTTTTGTTGCAAATTTACAAAGAATGTATCTTGTTTGGTTGTTTTTTATTTAAAACTAGAATGTCTATTTTTGCTTAAATCTCATAGCCCTGATAGAAGTGGAAATCCCACGCTTTTGGGCGTGGATTGAAACGGATAGCAGACACGAGCATAGCGAATTGACGAAGTAAATAGTTCCCAGAAATATGAAAAAAATTCTCCTTCTTTCGGATACTCACAGTCACATTGATGATACGATTTTAAAATATGTCGCACAAGCTGATGAGGTTTGGCATGCAGGTGATATTGGGGATTTGGTCGTTACGGACACCATAAAGAAGTTGAAGCCTTTACGTTGTGTTTATGGCAATATTGATGATGCCCAAGCACGTTTGGAATTTCCTTTACACAACCGTTTTTTTTGTGAAGGAGTAGATGTTTGGATTACACATATTGGCGGTTATCCAGGAAAATACAATCCGACTTTAAAAGCTGAAATAGCGTCAAATCCGCCAAAGTTGTTTATTTGCGGACATTCACATATTCTAAAAGTGATTTTTGACAAAAAAAATAATCTGCTACACATGAATCCGGGTGCTGCCGGTAAAAGTGGTTTTCATCAGGTGAGGACAATGCTTCGTTTTATAATAGATGGAGAGGCAATTAAAGATTTGGAGATTATCGAAATAGATAAAAAAGCATAGTGTTCTTAATATACTATTGGAATTTTTAAGCTAACCACTGTGCCTTTGTTTAATGTGGAATTAATAATAAATTCTCCTTTCATATTGTTTATTCTTGCTCGAATTTGGTTGATTCCAAAACCTTCGGTGACTTCAAGTTTACTGTCCATAAAACCATTTCCATTGTCGGACACTACTACAAAAAGTTTATTTTCCATTTCTTTGATCGTAACATCTGCGGTAGTTGCTCCACTGTGTTTTATGATATTGTTCAGTAATTCAGCAATTATAAAATAGAGTTTCATTTCAAAATCTTCGTTGTATCTTTTTTTAATTGAGATGCTTGAATTAAAATTAATCTTAATTCTTGAATTGGATGTTTTTTCACATAAATCTTCCAGTGCATATAATAATCCAAATCGAACCAATAGAGTAGGCATCAGTTCATGGGAAAGGTTTCGGATTTGATTGTGCGCCTCTTCGAGGATTTCTTTTGTTTTGTTTATTTCTTCGGGTTGGGCTTTATTGATTGAAGTAAAAACATTAAGATGTAAACCAGCCGAGGAAAGAAGGGAGCTGATGTTGTCGTGCAGAAAAGAGGCAATTTTTTTTCGTTCCAATTCTTGTCCGTCAATAGAAGCATTGATGATATTTTCCTGTATTTTACTTCGGATATCTTTGAGTCTGTTTTTTTGTTTCAAACGAATGTTTTGAACGAAAAAATAGAAGAAAATAATCACACACAATAAAAGAAAAAGTACGATAATGGCAATTTTTTTATTTTTGGATTGTTCTTGAATGAGTTTGTTCTGCTTTATTTTATAAGTTGTTTCAATCTTGTCGATCTCTCTCTTATAATGGTCAATTTCGAGATTAACACCTATGACATTGGCTTTGGTTAGTTTTTCTTCTATGTTTAGCTCATTGGTAATTTTGTAATACAACATGAGATTCTCATAGGCTTTTTTTGGCTGATTGATTTTATTTAAAAATTTTGAATATTCTAAATAGGAGTAGGACAGGTCGGATTTCTCATTTCCAATAGTGCCAAGTTTAATGGCTTTTTCGAAATAAAAAGTGGCTTTTTCAATGTTGTTGATAAAACTATAGTACATACCGTTCAACATATTCAAAGCTACAATAGTAGAGTCATTTCCATCAATAGATTGGTATTTATTGATATATCGCAAATAAGTGAGTCCTTCAGCAAACTTTTCAATGTCAAAATAAGCCCAAGTAATATTTAGTTTTGTGAGGAATATTTGTTTTCTGTCAAGAACTGTCTGACTAAGCTGTAGCGATTTTTTGTAATAAAAAATTCCTTTGTCATATTGTTTTTTGTCAAAACAATAGATGTTGCCTAAGTTATTGTAGAACTGATTTTTTAGAGTGTTGTCGTTTGTTTTGTTGACATAGTAAAGCCCAATGTTGTAATAGTATAGCGCTTTTAAGGGTTCTGTTAGTTCATCAAAATTGGAAGCTATGATTAAGTAACAATTAGCAATTAATGAGTTATCTTTGTTTTTAATGGCTTGCTCTAATGCTACCCTTGATTTTAATAATGAGTTTTCGTAATCGCCATTAATTCTGTTTGTCCTAGCATCTTTTATGAGTTTAGTAGTTTCTTTTTGTGATAGAGTTTTGTTTTGGGCGAGTGAGGTTTGACTAAAATAGATTAGAAATAAAAAAATGATTACTATTCGAAACCTAATTTGATGCATACCATTTATTGTAGAAGCGATAAATAAATTTTCGAAATTTTCCGAACTTAAGATATAATTAAATGATTATTCATGGCATACTTAACAATGCCAATTGTGTTCTTTGCTTTTAATTTTTTCATAATGTTTTTTCGATGCGTTTCAACTGTATTAATACTGATGAAAAGCTGCTCGCTTATTTCTTTACCACTATATTCCAGAGCAATCAAAATGATGATTTCTATTTCACGTTCGGTCAGTAATGGATTTATATTGGGTTTGTAAGTGTTTAGTTTTGGATTGTTTTTGGTGGCATTTGAGAATATTTTTTCTCGAATGGACTCGCAAAAATATTCTTCACCATCTGCAACAGCTTGAACTGCCTCAATAATATTGTCTCCGGCACATTGTTTGGTCAAATAGCCACTTACTCCCAAGTCCATGATTTCTTTGATTAATTTTAAATCATCATAACTGGAAAGGATTATTACTTTGCAAGGAAAACCTTTTTGAGCAAATTCTTTAACGACTTCAATTCCGTCTTTTTCGGGCATACTAATGTCTAAAACAAGAACATCAGCTTTATTCTTGGTTACGTCATCGTAAATAGTTGTTCCGTTGAGCGATGACCCAACAACTTCGAAATGTGGTATTGTTTGTAGTAAAGTTTGTATACCGTGTAAAATTATCTGGTGATCATCGGCAAGATGAATTCGTATATTCTTTGTCATATTATCTATTACAGTACTCAAATTTATAAAAAAAAAGATTCCTAATCTGTACTATTTTTTTATTTATCAAATAAAAAAAAATTATCCTTTTAATAAAAAAACCCGAACTGTTACATTCGGGATTTCTTCGCACATTAATAAATTAAATTTTATAGGTTTATCTCAATCTGTCCACAGATTTTACAAGATCTTCATCCTTCTTGATGGCTTTGTTAGCTAAAACTAAGAAAACAATGGCCAAGATAGGTAGAAACATCCCAATACCTTTCTCAGAAACAACGGGTGTTTCTCCAGATAAATTTAGTGAATGATAAACAAACAATCCTAATAAAATCAAATTTAATACTATAGTCAATCTGTTGGCAACAAATTGAGTTTGTCTTTTTTTAAATGATATTATGCTGTAAATGGTTATTGCAGTACTTAAGCCAAACAATATTACATAAAATTGGTTTTGCATAAAAAAATATTCTTTACCATCGCTTAAAGTCCATAGCGGAAAAATAAATGGTAAGACACCTACCACCAAAAAGGTAAGGATTAAATATACGGTTTGAATTCTTTGTATCATGTCTTAGTATTGTTGTACAAAAATATATTTTCTTTTTAATAAATACTATTGTATGATAAATTTTATTTGTATTATTGCATAACATTACCGTAAGCACTTCATACTGCGGTTCATTAAAATAAGATACTACCTAAAAAATCTTTTGCATTATTTCCAAATTAATTAAACAAATAGAACATTCATGTTTGATATTTCTGTATTAAAAGAAATGAAGCTTGCTGAGCTTCAAGAAATAGCTAAAACGGCTAAAACCATAAAATTCAACGGTGTAAAAAAAGATACTTTAATTAGTCTTATTTTAGATCATCAAGCTGCTACTGTCGTTAAACCCACGGTAGAGAAAGCGACAGAAGAAGAGAAGCCAAAGCGAGCTAGAATAGCACCTGTAAAAAAAGTGGCGATTCAAAAAAGCGAAGCTCCAGTTTTGTTGGAAACTAAAGTAGAAGAGGAGGTAATCCAAGAAATAGTGGCTGTTCCTGAAAAAAAAGAGAAGGTTATTTCTTCCAATAGTGATATTTCTAAAGAAGAAGGAGTTGCTTCAAAAAAGGAAGTTAAAGTTGTTAAGTTTAGCAAATCTGCTTATGAAAAAAAGATGGCTTTGCTAAGAGAAAAAGAGGCTTTGAAAGAAGTTGCAGTTTCCGAAGAAACTCCATCAGATTCGGATTCAGATGTAATTGTAGAGAAAACAGAAAGTTCTGTTCCTGAAAAAAAAATAAATCCACTCGAGCGTAAGCGAACTGACGAAGTAAATCAATTAAATAAAAAAGGACAAAACCCAAATATTAAGGTTAATCCAAATCCTATTGGAAATCCCAACCAAAATGGAAATTCC carries:
- the truA gene encoding tRNA pseudouridine(38-40) synthase TruA; translation: MRYFIKLAYNGTHYHGWQYQPNAASVQETMNKAFSIILNTEINLMGAGRTDTGVHAKEMYAHFDLETPFDIPNIIHKLNSFLPKDIVIYDVFPVADEAHTRFDATKRTYEYHINTFKDAFLQEQSWHFHQKLDLDLMNEAAKSLLNHTDFQSFSKVNTDVNTFDCSIFEAYWKQEDGKLIFTISANRFLRNMVRSIVGTLINIGLHKITLDDFETIIESKNRDKAGFSVPAHGLYLTKIEYDYITK
- a CDS encoding metallophosphoesterase, whose amino-acid sequence is MKKILLLSDTHSHIDDTILKYVAQADEVWHAGDIGDLVVTDTIKKLKPLRCVYGNIDDAQARLEFPLHNRFFCEGVDVWITHIGGYPGKYNPTLKAEIASNPPKLFICGHSHILKVIFDKKNNLLHMNPGAAGKSGFHQVRTMLRFIIDGEAIKDLEIIEIDKKA
- a CDS encoding ATP-binding protein, which codes for MHQIRFRIVIIFLFLIYFSQTSLAQNKTLSQKETTKLIKDARTNRINGDYENSLLKSRVALEQAIKNKDNSLIANCYLIIASNFDELTEPLKALYYYNIGLYYVNKTNDNTLKNQFYNNLGNIYCFDKKQYDKGIFYYKKSLQLSQTVLDRKQIFLTKLNITWAYFDIEKFAEGLTYLRYINKYQSIDGNDSTIVALNMLNGMYYSFINNIEKATFYFEKAIKLGTIGNEKSDLSYSYLEYSKFLNKINQPKKAYENLMLYYKITNELNIEEKLTKANVIGVNLEIDHYKREIDKIETTYKIKQNKLIQEQSKNKKIAIIVLFLLLCVIIFFYFFVQNIRLKQKNRLKDIRSKIQENIINASIDGQELERKKIASFLHDNISSLLSSAGLHLNVFTSINKAQPEEINKTKEILEEAHNQIRNLSHELMPTLLVRFGLLYALEDLCEKTSNSRIKINFNSSISIKKRYNEDFEMKLYFIIAELLNNIIKHSGATTADVTIKEMENKLFVVVSDNGNGFMDSKLEVTEGFGINQIRARINNMKGEFIINSTLNKGTVVSLKIPIVY
- a CDS encoding NUMOD4 domain-containing protein, which codes for MPQIRIYPNEQFKEIEVDYPLKLRYAISNKGRLISFSENIEDCRLLKGSLSDGYPTFSFRIKKNGKSISKCLFLYKLVAQYFIPKQSEEQTYVLHLDYSRNNDDVNNLRWATRAEMIEHRNKNPKIIQARKYLIEHNLKADGRKLTTTKVMLIKKILSRPEKKTRLKMIAKQFGVSEMQIRRIASGENWGHLKI
- a CDS encoding ABC transporter ATP-binding protein yields the protein MKAKAFDTRLFKRILKYTKPYQWRFNGVIIFAISLSVFAALRPYLLKQTVDSYIQPKDQNGLLMYITLMGIILLLEVFSQFFFVYWANWLGQDIVKDIRVKLFKHILSFRMKYFDLVPVGQLVTRSVSDIEAIARIFSQGLFMIISDLMKMLVVLIFMFYMNWKLTWIVIVAMPILVFITRIFQKKMQVAFEEVRTQIANMNSFVQERVTGMKIVQLFHREDIEAEKFRVINDKHNRAWIKTILYNSIFFPIADIISSLTLGFIVLYGGFHILEGDTSTTFGDLFSYTMFIGMLFNPLRQIADKFNEMQLGMIAANRVFDILDTQDQIQDTGTIEAPLFDGDIRFEEVRFGYIPNEEVIKGINLEVKASQTIAIVGSTGAGKSTIINLLNRFYEINSGSIFIDGHNIENYSLGSLRKQIAVVLQDVFLFADTIYNNITLNNPEITRDQVLAAAKKIGVHDFIMSLPDNYDFDVKERGVMLSSGQRQLIAFLRAYVSNPSILILDEATSSIDTYSEELIQRATETITKGRTSIVIAHRLATIVNADKIVVMDKGLIVEQGTHQELINQEKGYYKNLYDSQFSVTN
- a CDS encoding response regulator transcription factor encodes the protein MTKNIRIHLADDHQIILHGIQTLLQTIPHFEVVGSSLNGTTIYDDVTKNKADVLVLDISMPEKDGIEVVKEFAQKGFPCKVIILSSYDDLKLIKEIMDLGVSGYLTKQCAGDNIIEAVQAVADGEEYFCESIREKIFSNATKNNPKLNTYKPNINPLLTEREIEIIILIALEYSGKEISEQLFISINTVETHRKNIMKKLKAKNTIGIVKYAMNNHLIIS
- a CDS encoding DUF4293 domain-containing protein produces the protein MIQRIQTVYLILTFLVVGVLPFIFPLWTLSDGKEYFFMQNQFYVILFGLSTAITIYSIISFKKRQTQFVANRLTIVLNLILLGLFVYHSLNLSGETPVVSEKGIGMFLPILAIVFLVLANKAIKKDEDLVKSVDRLR
- the lpdA gene encoding dihydrolipoyl dehydrogenase, translating into MKYDIIVLGSGPGGYVTAIRASQLGFKVAVVEKENLGGICLNWGCIPTKALLKSAQVFDYLKHASDYGLTVKEFDKDFPAVVQRSRSVAEGMSKGVQFLMKKNKIDVIDGFGKLKPGKKLDVTDKDGKVTEYSADHIIIATGARSRELPNLPQDGVKVIGYRQAMTLPTQPKSMIVVGSGAIGVEFAHFYNSMGTDVTIVEFMPNVVPVEDEDISKQFERSLKKAGIKIMTNSSVERIDTTGAGVKAFVKTAKGEEVLEADILLSAVGIKTNIENIGLEEVGIAVDRDKILVNAYNQTNIPGYYAIGDVTPGQALAHVASAEGINCVEKIAGMHVDPIDYGNVPGCTYATPEIASVGLTEKQAKEKGYELKIGKFPFSASGKAKAAGTPDGFVKVIFDAKYGEWLGCHMIGAGVTDMIAEAVVARKLETTGHEILKSIHPHPTMSEAVMEAVADAYGEVIHL